In Miscanthus floridulus cultivar M001 unplaced genomic scaffold, ASM1932011v1 os_2485_1_2, whole genome shotgun sequence, one genomic interval encodes:
- the LOC136535041 gene encoding sesquithujene synthase A-like: MAPPPAQHFSEAEELRKATTFHPSLWGDFFLTYQPQTAPQQAYMEERAEVLREDVRKILMGSTELPETLNLILTLQRLGLDYYYENEIDKLLHGIYNSDYNNKDLNLVSLRFYLLRKNGYYVSSDVFLHFKTEEGGFAYADTRSLLSLYNAAYLRRHGEKVLDEAISFTRRCLQDILELPESPFAKEVSASLHTPLFRRVGILEARNYIPIYEKDATMNEAILELAELNFNLQQLVFCEELKHCTVWWKEFLAKSKMTFVRDRIVETYFWMNGACYHPPYSRSRIIQTKITSFITIIDDMFDTYGTTEECMKFVEAIGRWDVSAVPLLPEYMKGFYLFLLDTFHSFEDELGAEKSYRVLYLKLAMERLVQQYYNEIKWRDEDYVPKTMSEHLQVSMESIACIPITCAAFVGMGDIITKETLEWLLSFPQFLMSFGIYVRLSNDVASTMREQTKDHSASTVHCYMKEHGTTMNDACEKIKELAEDKWKDMLEQCLALTELPKVMPRTVFDFARTVDNMYKNDHDGYTSSEALKEMIELLFVKPIPK; the protein is encoded by the exons ATGGCGCCTCCTCCAGCACAACATTTCAGCGAGGCAGAGGAGCTGCGAAAGGCTACTACCTTCCACCCAAGCCTATGGGGCGATTTCTTCCTCACTTACCAGCCGCAAACTGCACCTCAG CAAGCATACATGGAAGAACGAGCTGAGGTATTAAGAGAAGATGTTAGGAAGATTTTGATGGGCTCAACTGAATTACCAGAAACACTGAATCTTATACTCACATTGCAACGACTTGGACTGGATTACTACTACGAGAATGAGATAGACAAGTTGCTGCATGGTATTTACAACTCCGATTACAATAATAAAGATCTAAACTTAGTTTCCCTGCGGTTTTATCTTCTTCGAAAGAATGGTTACTATGTGTCATCAG ATGTATTTCTACACTTTAAAACAGAAGAAGGGGGCTTTGCTTATGCTGACACGAGAAGCTTGTTAAGCTTGTATAATGCAGCATATTTGAGGAGACATGGAGAGAAGGTACTGGATGAAGCAATTTCTTTCACAAGACGTTGCCTTCAAGATATCCTTGAACTTCCAGAATCGCCATTTGCAAAGGAGGTGTCCGCTTCACTTCATACCCCACTTTTTAGAAGGGTTGGAATATTAGAAGCAAGAAATTACATACCCATTTATGAAAAAGACGCTACAATGAATGAAGCCATATTGGAGCTTGCAGAACTGAATTTTAACCTTCAACAGCTTGTTTTCTGTGAAGAGTTAAAGCATTGCACAGT GTGGTGGAAGGAGTTCCTAGCCAAATCAAAGATGACTTTTGTTAGAGATAGAATAGTGGAGACATATTTCTGGATGAATGGGGCATGCTATCATCCTCCATACTCTCGTTCCCGAATTATACAAACAAAGATCACATCTTTTATTACAATAATTGATGATATGTTTGACACATATGGTACCACCGAAGAGTGCATGAAATTTGTTGAAGCAATTGGCAG ATGGGATGTAAGTGCAGTACCTCTTCTTCCAGAGTATATGAAGGGTTTCTACTTATTTCTGTTGGACACATTTCATTCATTTGAGGATGAGTTAGGGGCAGAGAAGAGTTACCGTGTGCTTTATCTAAAACTGGCC ATGGAGCGTTTGGTTCAGCAGTACTACAATGAAATAAAATGGCGTGATGAAGACTATGTGCCAAAAACAATGAGTGAACACCTTCAAGTTTCAATGGAAAGCATTGCATGCATCCCTATTACATGTGCCGCATTTGTTGGAATGGGTGACATAATAACAAAGGAGACACTCGAGTGGCTTTTGAGCTTTCCTCAATTTCTAATGTCTTTTGGTATATATGTACGCCTCTCAAATGATGTCGCATCAACCATg CGTGAACAAACAAAAGACCACAGTGCCTCCACTGTCCATTGCTACATGAAGGAGCATGGAACAACAATGAATGATGCATGCGAAAAGATAAAAGAACTTGCTGAAGATAAATGGAAGGACATGTTAGAACAATGCCTTGCACTGACAGAACTACCAAAGGTCATGCCACGAACAGTGTTTGACTTCGCAAGAACCGTAGATAATATGTACAAGAATGATCATGATGGATACACTTCTTCAGAAGCACTCAAAGAAATGATAGAACTACTATTCGTGAAGCCAATACCCAAATGA